One window of the Salvia miltiorrhiza cultivar Shanhuang (shh) chromosome 6, IMPLAD_Smil_shh, whole genome shotgun sequence genome contains the following:
- the LOC130988881 gene encoding zinc finger CCCH domain-containing protein 14-like, with the protein MDTRKRGRAEFANGGFKKPKPEMDSLSSGIGSKSKPCTKFFSIAGCPFGENCHFLHHVPGGYNAVAQMMNLAPAPTPRPAGGPPPAHQNGHGSAPAAVKTKVCNKYKTAEGCKFGNKCNFAHGEWELGKPIMPSHDNPRATGPMPPGRFSARPEPPVPGPAASFGATATAKISVDASLAGAVIGKGGVNSKQICRQTGTKLSIRDHETNPNLRNIELEGTFEQIQQASAMVRELIVSIGSGGGSGGPGRAFGGGGGGAASTGGGGNFKTKLCENFGKGSCTFGDRCHFAHGAAELRKTG; encoded by the exons ATGGATACTCGCAAAAGAGGCAGAGCTGAATTTGCTAACGGCGGTTTCAAGAAACCTAAGCCAG AAATGGACTCCTTATCAAGTGGTATAGGAAGCAAATCGAAGCCTTGCACGAAATTTTTCAG CATTGCTGGTTGTCCCTTTGGTGAGAACTGCCACTTCCTCCACCACGTTCCCGGCGGCTATAATGCTGTTGCCCAGATGATGAACCTAGCCCCTGCTCCCACCCCACGACCAGCGGGCGGTCCCCCGCCTGCCCACCAGAACGGTCATGGTTCTGCCCCGGCTGCTGTCAAAACCAAAGTATGCAACAAATACAAGACTGCAGAAGGTTGCAAATTCGGCAACAAATGCAACTTCGCCCACGGGGAATGGGAGCTCGGTAAGCCCATCATGCCATCCCACGACAATCCCCGTGCGACCGGACCTATGCCCCCAGGCAGGTTCAGTGCCCGGCCGGAGCCACCTGTACCTGGACCTGCAGCTAGTTTTGGCGCAACGGCCACGGCCAAGATCAGCGTAGATGCTTCCCTTGCCGGCGCTGTCATTGGGAAAGGAGGAGTGAACTCGAAGCAGATATGCAGGCAAACAGGCACCAAACTATCCATTAGAGACCATGAAACAAATCCCAATCTCAGAAACATCGAGCTCGAGGGCACATTCGAGCAGATCCAGCAAGCGAGTGCGATGGTGAGGGAGCTGATCGTCAGCATTGGTTCAGGAGGCGGGTCAGGCGGACCGGGGAGAGCATTCGGGGGCGGGGGTGGAGGCGCGGCCTCCACCGGGGGTGGGGGCAACTTCAAGACAAAGCTTTGCGAGAACTTCGGGAAAGGGTCGTGCACCTTCGGGGATAGGTGTCATTTCGCACATGGTGCAGCTGAGCTAAGGAAAACAGGATAG
- the LOC130988880 gene encoding 60S ribosomal protein L21-1-like, whose product MPAGHGLRSRTRDTFSRPFRKKGPTHLSTYLRTYKTGDYVDVKVNGSIHKGMPHKFYHGRTGRVWNVTKRAVGVEVNKQVGNRIIRKRIHVHIEHVQQSRCHEEVMLRIKKNDQLKAEAKAQGKIISTKRQPEGPKPGFMVGGATLETVTPIPYDVVNDLKGGY is encoded by the exons ATGCCGGCTGGGCACGGACTGAGGTCGCGGACCAGAGATACGTTCTCGCGGCCTTTCAGAAAGAAGGGTCCGACCCATCTCTCCACCTACCTCCGCACCTACAAAACTGGAGACTATGTGGATGTCAAGGTTAACGGGTCGATCCACAAAGGCATGCCTCACAAGTTCTACCATGGTCGAACGGGTCGGGTCTGGAACGTCACCAAGCGCGCCGTCGGCGTTGAAGTCAACAAGCAG GTGGGCAACAGAATTATAAGGAAGAGAATTCATGTTCACATTGAACATGTTCAGCAATCACGATGCCATGAAGAGGTGATGCTGAGGATAAAGAAGAACGATCAGTTGAAAGCTGAAGCGAAGGCGCAGGGTAAAATCATAAGCACGAAGCGTCAGCCAGAAGGGCCAAAACCTGGATTCATGGTGGGAGGTGCAACATTAGAGACTGTAACTCCGATCCCCTATGACGTTGTCAACGATCTCAAGGGTGGTTACTAA